One stretch of Riemerella columbina DNA includes these proteins:
- a CDS encoding bifunctional 5,10-methylenetetrahydrofolate dehydrogenase/5,10-methenyltetrahydrofolate cyclohydrolase codes for MAKILDGLKVSKEIKQEIKNDVDKLKSTGKRLPHLSAILVGNNGASKAYVNAKIKDCAEVGFQSSLHRFPSTASEAEVLEKIKELNEDPKVDGFIVQLPLPKQMDQEKIIMAIDPHKDVDGFHPENFGRMALEMDTFLPATPFGILTLLERYQIETKGKHCVIIGRSRIVGRPMSILMGRKDFPGNSTVTLTHSYTPHIEEFTKNADIVITALGDPYFLKGNMIKEGAVIIDVGITRVDDDSEKGYKLAGDVDFESCAPKASWITPVPGGVGPMTRAMLMKNTLLAYKQTIYQS; via the coding sequence ATGGCAAAAATATTAGACGGACTTAAAGTGTCCAAAGAAATTAAACAAGAAATTAAAAACGATGTAGACAAACTCAAATCCACTGGGAAAAGACTGCCGCACCTCTCCGCAATTTTAGTGGGCAACAATGGCGCAAGCAAAGCCTATGTGAATGCGAAAATAAAAGACTGCGCCGAGGTAGGCTTCCAATCTTCCCTCCATCGTTTCCCAAGTACCGCCTCCGAAGCCGAGGTTTTGGAGAAAATAAAAGAGCTCAATGAAGATCCTAAAGTAGACGGCTTTATCGTGCAACTACCGCTCCCTAAACAGATGGACCAAGAAAAAATCATTATGGCGATAGACCCTCACAAGGATGTTGATGGCTTCCACCCTGAGAATTTTGGGCGTATGGCATTGGAAATGGATACCTTCCTTCCTGCCACGCCTTTCGGTATCCTTACCCTTCTGGAGCGCTACCAAATAGAAACCAAAGGTAAACACTGCGTTATCATCGGAAGAAGCCGCATTGTAGGGCGCCCAATGAGCATCCTTATGGGGAGAAAAGATTTCCCTGGCAATTCTACGGTAACGCTAACGCACTCCTACACGCCTCATATTGAAGAATTTACAAAAAACGCTGATATTGTTATCACCGCCTTAGGCGATCCTTATTTCCTCAAAGGCAATATGATCAAAGAGGGCGCTGTTATTATTGATGTGGGGATTACTCGCGTAGATGACGACAGCGAAAAAGGCTATAAACTGGCTGGCGATGTTGATTTTGAAAGCTGTGCACCCAAAGCCTCTTGGATTACGCCCGTGCCAGGTGGTGTAGGTCCGATGACCAGAGCGATGCTGATGAAAAACACCTTATTAGCCTATAAACAGACCATCTATCAGTCGTAA
- a CDS encoding DUF3276 family protein: MSDYKEKRNENEIFTRVLKAGRRTYFFDVRETKAGDYYLTITESKKHFQDNGDATFEKHKIYLYKEDFKNFAELFNEASEFIIQEKGEDVISERHDKDFKGRNFTLDANEDL, encoded by the coding sequence ATGAGTGATTATAAGGAAAAAAGAAATGAAAATGAGATTTTCACAAGAGTATTAAAAGCTGGAAGGAGAACTTATTTCTTTGATGTACGCGAGACCAAAGCGGGGGACTACTATCTGACCATTACCGAAAGTAAAAAGCATTTCCAAGATAATGGTGATGCCACTTTTGAGAAACACAAGATCTATCTCTATAAAGAAGATTTTAAAAATTTCGCAGAATTATTTAATGAAGCTTCGGAATTTATCATCCAAGAAAAAGGCGAAGATGTGATTTCAGAAAGACACGATAAGGATTTTAAAGGGCGTAATTTCACTTTAGACGCTAACGAAGACCTTTAA
- a CDS encoding tetratricopeptide repeat protein, translating into MKNKIMTKKMVLGAAAAMFFGLAGAQTVEEGLQNVDAHKYAKAKTVFNQLIEKSPSSENYFYLGNIYLTQYEPNFDKAKEYFDKGIALDRKAYLDKIGLASIKLGKGNKGAINEIKAIVDDSRGKDPEVLFRAGEALTMFDDNSAPDLAIDYITQAIEKAQKKGQVPANYYYSLGDAYRIKKDAGKAMSAYEDAAAVARNKASVFTRMATLWMAANQWKLAIENLNKAIAVDPTYAPAYKALANYNIRYQKHDEAAINLLNYLKYADEDPVTKLEVSKLYFANGNYKESEEILNQVFDKVEDPIKFKLKAYLLYNDHNYDEAKQNLDQFISKVETSRVQPADQGLLGLIYAGQAYKAQDEATKANLKQMAQEKLAIAKAAKDETMNWDSELAKINSGGGDLKTAAEAGPTSPEIEALKKAVAADPKNTDNLYKLAMAYQEAKNWNGAAYAWQQMINLLPDWAPAYYSQGYAYQQANNNDLAKLSYQTFIDTLTKQPAEEQEKNKETLSYAYFAVAYLEKDANRAKAIDYVNKSLQLNPEYKDAQNLLQVLNQ; encoded by the coding sequence ATGAAAAATAAAATAATGACAAAAAAAATGGTATTAGGAGCTGCCGCAGCAATGTTTTTTGGACTTGCAGGTGCTCAAACAGTAGAAGAAGGATTACAGAATGTTGACGCTCATAAATATGCAAAAGCGAAGACGGTTTTTAATCAGTTGATTGAAAAATCACCATCTTCAGAGAATTATTTTTATTTAGGAAACATCTATCTTACCCAGTATGAGCCTAATTTTGACAAGGCTAAAGAATACTTTGACAAAGGTATCGCGTTAGATAGAAAGGCATATTTGGATAAAATCGGGTTGGCATCTATTAAATTAGGAAAAGGCAACAAAGGCGCCATCAACGAAATTAAAGCCATCGTAGATGATTCTCGTGGAAAAGACCCAGAAGTGCTGTTTAGAGCAGGGGAGGCATTAACAATGTTTGATGATAACAGTGCCCCAGATTTAGCGATTGACTATATCACTCAAGCTATAGAAAAAGCACAGAAAAAAGGACAGGTGCCAGCCAACTATTATTATTCGTTGGGAGATGCGTATCGTATTAAAAAAGATGCGGGTAAAGCGATGTCAGCCTATGAAGATGCTGCAGCGGTAGCCAGAAATAAAGCCTCTGTATTTACCAGAATGGCAACCCTCTGGATGGCGGCTAACCAATGGAAATTAGCCATTGAAAACCTCAATAAAGCCATTGCTGTAGATCCTACTTATGCCCCAGCTTATAAGGCTTTGGCTAACTATAACATCAGATACCAAAAACACGATGAGGCAGCCATTAACCTTCTCAACTACTTAAAATATGCAGATGAAGATCCAGTAACCAAGTTAGAGGTTTCTAAACTTTATTTCGCTAATGGTAATTATAAAGAATCAGAAGAGATTTTAAATCAAGTGTTTGATAAAGTAGAAGATCCTATCAAATTCAAATTAAAAGCATATCTTCTTTATAATGATCATAATTATGATGAAGCCAAGCAAAACTTGGATCAATTTATCTCAAAAGTAGAGACTTCAAGAGTGCAGCCTGCAGACCAAGGGCTTTTAGGGCTAATCTATGCAGGGCAAGCGTATAAAGCGCAAGATGAAGCTACCAAAGCCAACTTAAAGCAAATGGCACAAGAGAAATTAGCCATTGCCAAAGCGGCAAAAGATGAAACGATGAATTGGGATTCTGAATTGGCAAAAATCAACAGTGGTGGCGGTGATTTAAAGACTGCGGCAGAAGCTGGACCAACCAGCCCAGAGATAGAAGCGCTTAAAAAAGCGGTTGCGGCAGACCCTAAAAACACGGACAACCTCTACAAATTAGCGATGGCTTACCAAGAGGCTAAAAACTGGAACGGTGCAGCGTATGCATGGCAACAGATGATTAACTTATTACCAGACTGGGCACCAGCGTATTACAGCCAAGGTTATGCTTATCAGCAAGCGAACAACAATGATTTGGCGAAGTTATCGTATCAAACTTTTATTGATACTTTAACTAAGCAACCAGCGGAAGAGCAAGAAAAAAATAAAGAAACGCTTTCTTATGCTTACTTTGCGGTGGCTTACCTTGAAAAAGATGCCAACAGAGCCAAAGCCATTGATTATGTTAACAAATCATTGCAGCTCAACCCAGAGTACAAAGATGCTCAGAACTTATTACAAGTGCTTAATCAATAA
- a CDS encoding DUF5689 domain-containing protein, producing the protein MKTTVYLKVSLLALASLGSLTSCVKDDEFDIPKIECQNQFTAANSSIKEVKDLSPTPQPPTYVSNYKITDDLIFDGYVISSDEEGNFYKQLTIQDDPENPTAGIQIAINKASLYTDYPVGAHVRIKAKGLSVGEDRGVVKLGYEKPTGQIQESKMSEFISGVCGGNTLDIKTIKPKVVNSIDEATTDENINTLVTIKNVQFADADGTLTYADVVNNITTDRTLIDKNGNQAVLRNSGYAKFAGKVMPKESGEITAVVTKYTSGKNVTWQLYIRDLDDVKFDQPRFVDGSKIYGGGALEYKTSFTENFEQLSNKGPKYYDIDDDRFLNYAESGNRYWGQGYYSKENNRYLKAQAFGYNGEGKVKISFMIPAEFTGSSKLSFQTQNGYYKGDVLKVYYTTKYVPGSELNTDDLVDITSKFTISQGSINGYPNIWTDSGEVVIPATGKGFIIFQYVGDKEITTTMQVDNVTLK; encoded by the coding sequence ATGAAAACAACCGTATATTTAAAAGTTTCTTTATTGGCATTAGCCAGCTTAGGGAGCCTTACCTCTTGTGTAAAGGATGATGAATTTGACATCCCTAAAATAGAGTGCCAGAACCAGTTTACCGCTGCCAATAGTAGCATCAAGGAGGTTAAAGATTTATCGCCAACCCCTCAGCCGCCTACCTATGTGAGCAATTACAAAATCACCGATGATTTAATTTTTGATGGTTATGTGATTTCCAGCGATGAGGAGGGCAACTTCTATAAGCAACTGACCATTCAAGACGATCCTGAAAACCCTACTGCGGGAATTCAAATCGCGATTAACAAAGCGAGCCTCTACACCGATTATCCTGTGGGAGCGCATGTTCGCATCAAGGCGAAAGGGCTTTCTGTAGGGGAAGACCGCGGCGTGGTTAAATTAGGCTACGAGAAACCAACAGGGCAAATCCAAGAGTCTAAAATGTCCGAATTTATTTCTGGCGTATGTGGCGGTAATACTTTGGATATTAAAACCATTAAACCAAAAGTAGTCAACTCTATAGATGAGGCAACCACAGATGAAAACATCAACACTTTGGTAACGATTAAAAATGTACAATTTGCGGATGCAGATGGCACACTCACCTATGCCGATGTGGTGAACAACATTACAACAGACAGAACTTTAATCGACAAAAACGGAAACCAAGCCGTATTGAGAAACAGCGGCTATGCTAAATTTGCAGGTAAAGTAATGCCAAAAGAAAGCGGCGAAATTACTGCCGTGGTGACTAAATATACCTCAGGGAAAAATGTTACTTGGCAACTCTACATCCGTGATTTAGATGATGTAAAATTTGACCAACCGAGATTTGTAGACGGCTCTAAAATCTATGGTGGTGGCGCTTTGGAATACAAAACTTCTTTCACAGAAAATTTTGAGCAACTATCCAACAAAGGTCCTAAATATTACGATATTGATGATGATAGATTCCTCAACTACGCCGAATCTGGCAACAGATATTGGGGACAAGGTTATTATAGTAAAGAAAACAACAGATACCTAAAAGCTCAAGCCTTTGGCTACAATGGCGAAGGAAAAGTTAAAATCAGCTTTATGATCCCTGCAGAGTTTACAGGATCTTCTAAACTTTCTTTCCAAACACAAAATGGCTACTACAAAGGCGATGTGCTTAAAGTGTATTACACCACAAAATATGTTCCTGGCTCAGAGCTTAACACTGATGATTTGGTAGACATTACTTCAAAATTCACCATTTCTCAGGGAAGTATCAATGGCTATCCTAACATTTGGACCGATAGCGGCGAAGTGGTGATTCCTGCCACTGGTAAAGGTTTCATCATCTTCCAATATGTGGGTGACAAAGAAATTACCACCACTATGCAAGTGGATAATGTAACTTTAAAATAA
- the pgi gene encoding glucose-6-phosphate isomerase yields the protein MFPKINPLETQAWQQLAEHLNHHDFDLRTLFNENPTRFEDFSVKKADFIFDYSKNLINHQTKTLLLNLAEECQLPQAIKAMFSGEKINETEGRAVLHTALRDFSDTPILVDGEDIKPKIKRVQQQMKTFSEKIISGAHRGFTGKEITDVVNIGIGGSDLGPVMVCSALKHFKTRLNVHFVSNVDGNHLAETLKNLNPETTLFIIASKTFTTQETMTNATSAKQWFLKCGTQEEVAKHFVALSTNTEAVKAFGIAEENTFEFWDWVGGRYSLWSAIGLSIALAIGYEHFEALLKGAYDADLHFKTADFSENIPVLMGLLGIWYRNFYGATSYAVLPYSQYLDRFPAYLQQGDMESNGKMVDRNGDFVKYETGPIIWGEPGTNGQHAFYQLIHQGTELIPADFIAYIEAANPLADHQEKLLANFFAQTEALAFGKTEEEAQEELKSAGTSTEKIATLVRYKTFLGNSPTNSFLFQKLTPFSLGQLIALYEHKIFVQGVIWNIYSFDQFGVELGKVLAGHILKELKAQKTVTDHDSSTNGLMNYFLQHQP from the coding sequence ATGTTTCCAAAAATCAACCCTTTAGAAACCCAAGCTTGGCAACAACTGGCAGAACATCTCAACCATCACGATTTTGATTTGAGAACACTTTTTAATGAAAACCCTACGCGTTTTGAGGACTTTTCAGTAAAAAAAGCCGATTTTATCTTTGATTATTCCAAAAATCTCATCAATCATCAAACCAAAACTTTACTTCTCAATTTAGCGGAAGAGTGCCAACTGCCACAAGCCATCAAGGCGATGTTTAGCGGAGAAAAAATCAACGAAACCGAAGGTAGAGCCGTTCTGCATACCGCTTTGAGGGATTTTTCGGACACCCCAATTTTAGTCGATGGCGAAGATATTAAACCTAAAATAAAGCGCGTGCAGCAACAGATGAAAACTTTTTCTGAAAAAATCATTTCTGGCGCCCATCGCGGATTTACAGGCAAAGAGATAACAGATGTGGTGAATATCGGCATTGGAGGGTCAGATTTAGGTCCCGTGATGGTTTGCTCAGCTCTAAAACACTTTAAAACCAGACTAAATGTTCATTTTGTGTCTAATGTAGATGGCAACCATTTAGCCGAAACGCTTAAAAATCTCAATCCAGAAACCACGCTTTTCATCATCGCTTCTAAAACTTTTACTACCCAAGAAACGATGACCAACGCAACCTCTGCCAAGCAATGGTTCCTAAAATGTGGAACACAGGAGGAGGTCGCCAAGCATTTTGTAGCGCTTTCTACCAATACGGAAGCTGTAAAAGCCTTCGGCATTGCTGAAGAGAACACTTTTGAGTTTTGGGATTGGGTTGGCGGTCGCTATTCGCTGTGGAGTGCTATTGGGCTGAGCATTGCGCTGGCTATCGGCTATGAGCATTTTGAGGCACTTCTCAAAGGCGCTTATGATGCAGACCTCCACTTTAAAACCGCTGATTTCTCTGAAAATATCCCTGTTTTGATGGGACTTTTAGGCATTTGGTATCGTAATTTTTACGGAGCGACGAGTTATGCTGTTTTGCCTTATTCTCAATATTTAGACCGTTTTCCTGCCTATCTTCAACAAGGCGATATGGAAAGTAACGGCAAAATGGTAGATAGAAACGGAGATTTTGTAAAATACGAAACAGGACCCATCATCTGGGGCGAACCTGGCACCAATGGGCAACACGCCTTCTATCAGCTGATTCATCAAGGCACCGAGTTAATCCCAGCCGATTTTATCGCTTATATAGAAGCCGCCAATCCGCTGGCTGATCATCAAGAAAAATTATTAGCCAACTTTTTCGCACAAACCGAAGCTTTAGCGTTTGGCAAAACCGAAGAGGAAGCCCAAGAGGAATTGAAATCCGCAGGCACTTCTACTGAAAAAATAGCCACTTTGGTGCGTTATAAAACATTTTTGGGCAACAGCCCTACCAATTCTTTCTTATTCCAAAAACTTACGCCATTCTCGTTAGGGCAGCTGATTGCGCTATATGAACACAAAATTTTTGTACAGGGCGTTATTTGGAACATTTATAGTTTTGATCAATTCGGTGTAGAGCTGGGCAAAGTGTTAGCTGGGCATATTTTAAAAGAATTAAAAGCGCAGAAAACGGTCACCGACCACGATAGCTCCACCAACGGATTGATGAATTATTTTTTACAACATCAACCCTAA
- the bshB1 gene encoding bacillithiol biosynthesis deacetylase BshB1, whose translation MNKVDILAIGAHPDDVELGCGGTLAKLIAEGKSVAVVDLTEGELGTRGTRETRAEEAQNASKILGITHRENLKMKDGFLTNSEEYQMRIVTMIRKYQPTLVLANAIDDRHPDHAKAAKLVSDACFLSGLVKIKTEAEDGSSQQAWRPKHLFHYIQWKSIEPDFVVDISEFMDKKIEACLAYKTQFYDPKSKEPVTPIATKNFLESLTYRAQDLGRLSGVAYAEGFTTEKLIAFKNFESIIL comes from the coding sequence ATGAATAAAGTAGATATTTTAGCCATAGGCGCCCATCCAGACGATGTAGAATTAGGCTGCGGTGGTACATTAGCCAAACTCATTGCCGAGGGAAAATCTGTTGCTGTTGTAGACCTAACGGAGGGCGAATTAGGTACCCGAGGTACCCGCGAAACCAGAGCAGAAGAAGCTCAAAATGCCTCTAAAATTTTAGGCATTACCCATAGAGAAAATCTCAAAATGAAAGATGGTTTTTTAACCAATTCAGAGGAATATCAAATGCGTATTGTGACTATGATTCGGAAGTATCAACCTACTTTGGTACTTGCCAACGCCATTGATGATCGCCATCCAGACCACGCTAAAGCCGCAAAATTAGTGTCTGATGCGTGTTTCTTATCAGGCTTGGTAAAAATAAAAACAGAGGCTGAAGATGGGAGTTCGCAACAAGCGTGGCGCCCCAAACATCTGTTCCATTACATCCAATGGAAATCCATAGAACCAGATTTCGTGGTGGATATTTCTGAGTTTATGGATAAGAAAATAGAGGCGTGTTTGGCGTATAAAACGCAATTCTACGACCCAAAATCCAAAGAACCTGTAACGCCTATTGCTACCAAAAATTTCTTAGAAAGCCTAACTTATAGGGCGCAAGATTTAGGGCGATTGTCGGGTGTAGCGTATGCGGAAGGGTTTACCACGGAAAAGTTAATAGCCTTCAAAAATTTTGAGTCAATAATTTTGTAG
- a CDS encoding T9SS type A sorting domain-containing protein: MNKVLFSGLLVAASFGIMNAQTVHIPDAAFKSKLLTHYPKIDTDNDNEISVAEAEAVIDNLSLSDGGIQDLTGLEAFKNIKTLRIEGNSITSGTLNLQAQKDLQQLYAEDCSLSSIDISQNADLEILNCNINQISTLDVSHNPKLRILECGENQLTALDLNQNPQLTELMCYYNQISALDLSQNKDLTDISAYDNQISALDISQNTALVRIDLENNQLTTLDASQNANLLKLILKNNQLNSLDISFGDYQNFSELDITNNPALSCVKITAGQTPQSTWMKDDSASFNANCGTMGVQNLHTINETAVFPNPTTDLVKVKSTLTPTSIKVYNSAGHLVAQNQNQQNISLKNLNRGVYILHITINGENIIKKVIKK, encoded by the coding sequence ATGAACAAAGTATTATTTTCTGGGCTCTTGGTAGCCGCATCTTTTGGGATCATGAACGCCCAAACTGTCCACATTCCTGATGCAGCATTTAAAAGCAAACTGCTCACACATTATCCTAAAATAGACACCGATAACGATAACGAAATCAGTGTAGCAGAAGCGGAAGCCGTAATAGATAACCTGTCTTTATCTGATGGCGGTATCCAAGATTTAACAGGATTAGAAGCTTTTAAAAATATTAAAACCCTCCGAATTGAGGGCAATAGCATTACTTCTGGAACACTCAACTTACAAGCTCAAAAAGACTTGCAACAATTATATGCTGAAGATTGTAGTCTTTCCTCAATAGACATCAGCCAGAATGCAGATTTAGAGATTTTAAACTGTAACATTAACCAAATTTCAACATTAGATGTTAGCCATAATCCTAAATTGAGAATTTTGGAATGTGGAGAAAACCAACTAACGGCGTTAGATTTAAACCAAAACCCGCAGTTAACGGAATTGATGTGCTATTATAACCAAATCTCTGCCTTAGATTTATCTCAAAACAAAGATTTAACCGATATTTCAGCGTATGATAACCAAATTTCAGCATTAGACATTAGTCAAAATACAGCCTTGGTAAGGATAGACCTTGAAAACAATCAACTCACCACTTTGGACGCCAGCCAAAATGCCAACCTTCTTAAATTGATTTTAAAAAATAATCAGCTCAATAGTTTGGACATTTCTTTCGGTGATTATCAAAATTTTTCAGAATTAGACATTACTAATAATCCTGCTTTAAGTTGTGTTAAAATTACCGCTGGGCAAACGCCTCAAAGCACTTGGATGAAAGATGACTCCGCAAGTTTCAACGCAAACTGCGGCACTATGGGCGTTCAAAACCTCCATACCATTAACGAAACAGCGGTTTTCCCTAATCCTACCACAGACCTTGTAAAGGTAAAATCTACGCTAACGCCAACTTCTATCAAAGTTTATAATAGTGCTGGACATTTGGTAGCACAAAATCAAAATCAACAGAACATTAGCCTCAAAAATTTAAATCGTGGTGTGTATATTCTGCATATTACGATTAACGGCGAAAATATCATCAAAAAAGTAATTAAAAAATAA
- a CDS encoding ABC transporter ATP-binding protein, translating to MKALKTLNPYFWKHRKLLSWGVFFIIASNFFAIFQIQFVGKTVDVIHQVLSDQNIVKEVLFRTLLINGGIIVGSSLLSGFFRFMMRQTIIVTSRKIEYELKNKIFKQYEKLSLTQYKATTVGDLLNRLSEDVVAIRMYLGPGVMYVINLAILLIITSIYMLKTDVQMTLWTLIPLPILSFVIYKVSSIINRKSKIMQKSQSAISTFVQDSFSGIRVVKFFNKEKYIEKNYGLKVKDYQDKALDLAKTEAYFFTIVLFVIGLLNVAILYIGGQKFINNEMTIGAIADFFMYINILIWPFSMVGWVTSVNQRAAASMQRVNEFMEMQSEILNTNHSHYPIHGDIEFRNVSYTYPNTGIKALDQLSFKIKAGESLAIMGKTGSGKSTIALLLCRLIDPDEGKIFIDGKNLKDHNIEAYRAALGYIPQESYLFSDTIAQNIGFAVDQPSMEEIIHFAKIADIHKNIVDFKNQYETMVGERGVMLSGGQKQRICIARALIKEPKILIFDDSLSALDTETEENILENLRLMPEKSTRIIITHRLSSAKNADHILHLED from the coding sequence ATGAAAGCGCTTAAAACCCTTAATCCTTATTTTTGGAAACACAGAAAACTCTTATCTTGGGGAGTTTTCTTCATTATTGCCAGCAACTTTTTTGCGATTTTCCAAATTCAATTTGTGGGAAAAACCGTAGATGTCATCCACCAAGTTTTATCCGATCAAAACATCGTGAAGGAGGTTTTATTCCGTACTTTGCTCATCAATGGTGGAATTATTGTAGGCAGCTCCTTGCTCTCAGGATTTTTCCGTTTTATGATGCGACAGACCATCATCGTAACTTCAAGAAAAATAGAGTACGAACTCAAAAATAAGATTTTTAAACAATACGAAAAACTCTCTCTCACCCAATACAAAGCCACGACAGTAGGGGATTTACTCAACCGTTTGAGCGAAGATGTGGTTGCCATTAGGATGTATTTGGGCCCTGGGGTGATGTATGTGATCAACTTGGCTATTTTGCTCATCATCACCAGTATTTATATGCTCAAAACCGATGTGCAGATGACGCTCTGGACCTTAATTCCGCTGCCTATTCTCTCCTTCGTGATTTATAAAGTGAGCTCCATCATCAACCGAAAATCTAAAATTATGCAAAAGAGCCAATCGGCGATTTCTACTTTTGTGCAAGATAGTTTTTCGGGCATTCGTGTGGTTAAATTCTTTAACAAAGAAAAATATATTGAAAAAAATTATGGTCTTAAAGTTAAAGATTATCAAGATAAAGCCTTGGACTTAGCCAAAACAGAAGCTTATTTTTTTACCATTGTGCTCTTTGTTATCGGCTTGCTTAATGTAGCGATTTTATACATTGGAGGGCAAAAATTTATCAATAATGAAATGACCATAGGCGCTATTGCCGATTTTTTTATGTACATCAACATTCTGATTTGGCCGTTCTCTATGGTCGGTTGGGTGACCTCCGTTAATCAAAGAGCTGCCGCCTCTATGCAGCGGGTTAATGAGTTTATGGAAATGCAATCGGAAATTCTGAACACCAACCACAGCCACTATCCCATCCACGGCGATATAGAGTTCCGAAATGTGAGCTACACCTATCCCAACACGGGCATTAAGGCTTTGGATCAGTTGAGTTTTAAAATAAAAGCAGGCGAATCCCTCGCTATTATGGGGAAAACAGGAAGCGGAAAATCAACTATTGCGCTGTTGCTTTGCCGTTTAATAGACCCTGATGAGGGCAAAATCTTCATCGATGGAAAAAACCTCAAAGACCATAATATAGAGGCTTACCGTGCGGCATTGGGCTACATTCCGCAAGAAAGTTACCTTTTCTCGGATACCATTGCTCAGAATATTGGTTTTGCCGTAGATCAGCCTTCTATGGAAGAGATTATCCATTTTGCGAAAATCGCAGATATTCATAAAAATATTGTGGATTTCAAAAATCAATATGAGACAATGGTTGGCGAAAGAGGCGTGATGCTTTCTGGAGGACAAAAACAGCGGATTTGCATTGCCAGAGCTTTAATCAAAGAACCGAAAATCCTCATTTTTGATGATAGCCTCTCCGCCTTAGACACCGAAACGGAAGAAAATATCCTTGAAAATCTGCGTTTAATGCCAGAAAAAAGCACTCGGATTATCATTACCCACCGCCTATCCAGTGCAAAAAATGCCGATCATATTCTGCATTTAGAAGATTAA
- a CDS encoding PstS family phosphate ABC transporter substrate-binding protein: MRKLLFLYSILTAVLLTSCKKEEAQTPQKGKITIEADESFKNVTEALTERYMAFYPEAELQVVYKKEDSALVDLLENRAGVIVMSRKLNEKEQKRYEEKVDMPYQPANFAGDAVVFVVPANAERQNLSIKEIEEMLQSEDKNLIFDGANASNLNFVAQTLNKKPSELKFSVIRGNENIIENLHQFPNKIGVISLNTISRNFSKDVEALKEKIKILPIIAENGKAYTPDLENIRTMQYPFSRILYFLTNEGFFGVGNGFIRFSCTQIGQIVVAKQGLQPYNLYKREVQMR; the protein is encoded by the coding sequence ATGCGTAAATTATTATTCTTATACAGCATTCTGACCGCCGTTTTGCTAACTTCTTGTAAAAAAGAAGAAGCCCAAACGCCTCAGAAAGGAAAAATCACGATAGAGGCAGATGAATCTTTTAAAAATGTTACCGAAGCCCTTACTGAGCGCTATATGGCGTTTTATCCAGAGGCAGAACTTCAGGTGGTTTATAAAAAAGAAGACTCTGCGCTGGTGGATTTGTTAGAGAATAGGGCGGGGGTTATTGTAATGTCCAGAAAATTGAACGAAAAGGAACAAAAACGCTACGAAGAAAAAGTAGATATGCCCTATCAGCCGGCTAATTTTGCGGGAGATGCCGTGGTTTTTGTCGTGCCTGCCAACGCCGAAAGGCAAAACCTCTCTATCAAGGAAATTGAAGAGATGTTACAATCTGAAGACAAAAATTTGATTTTTGATGGTGCTAATGCGAGCAACCTAAATTTCGTGGCTCAAACGCTAAATAAAAAACCTTCGGAATTGAAATTTTCCGTAATCAGAGGCAACGAAAATATTATAGAAAACCTCCACCAGTTTCCGAATAAAATCGGTGTGATTAGCCTCAATACCATCAGTAGGAATTTTTCTAAAGATGTAGAAGCTTTAAAGGAAAAGATAAAAATTTTACCAATTATTGCAGAAAATGGAAAGGCTTACACCCCAGATTTGGAGAATATAAGAACAATGCAATATCCGTTTTCAAGGATTTTATATTTCTTGACTAACGAGGGCTTTTTTGGAGTTGGCAACGGATTTATCAGATTTTCTTGTACACAAATAGGGCAAATTGTGGTGGCTAAACAAGGGCTACAGCCTTATAACCTTTATAAAAGAGAAGTGCAAATGAGATAA
- a CDS encoding DUF308 domain-containing protein: MFNYLSIIAGLAYIALGVVVLVYKFFAITLEDYVAYALGSLMIVYGIFRIVRAIYRIKEDKNNA; encoded by the coding sequence ATGTTTAATTATTTGTCTATTATTGCAGGATTAGCCTATATAGCATTGGGCGTAGTAGTTTTGGTCTATAAATTTTTTGCCATCACCTTAGAAGATTATGTAGCCTACGCTTTAGGAAGTTTGATGATTGTTTATGGCATTTTTAGAATTGTCAGAGCCATTTATAGAATAAAAGAAGATAAAAACAATGCGTAA